The genomic DNA GACTGATTACAACTTCGTAATTCAAGCCTTCCTAGGCTGTCGCACCGCTGCCAGATACCTAGACTTGCTAACAAACAGTGCCGCGTGCACTCAGTTGCAAAACGAAGTTAATGAACTTATTCGGTCTGACTTCATCAAACGCAAATATCATACAGTAGATAGAATACCTAGTACCTCCTCATCAGTTACATGAGACAGCCGAATCCCAGCAAGCCGGTACACAACACTTATAGCACTTCGCTCAGATAGAAGATAATGTCTCACCGCCCATCTGATTTTACGAACTTGATGGTCATGATCAGATTCGAGAATATCTTTCATCAACAAAGTACTTATTGGGAACTTATCAGGTACCCTCAAAAAATCATGGCTACGAGCGACCTTCCTGCTTAACGCGGCGCGGGTCACCTTTTTCGGTTTGCCCTGCGTAGACAGAATCTGGTCCCTGGCGATTAGCAGATCTTGAGCAAGCGCTGCGTCTCTCGCATGCCAATCGACCAACCCCCTCCTTACCCTTATGAAAGGATGGGCAGACACATACTGCGCTAACCACTCCTTATCATGGCGGTAAAGCCACTGATAGCCCGGCTTATCATGGCATTTCGCGTTCTTGCTGCTCGAGAAAGCTTCGCGGCGTGCCTCAATTTCGCCGTCCTCTATGAGGGGCCTAGTATCGTTGCCCCTAGCCGCTTCACCGCTGCGAGCATCAGCTCGCGGGTGAAAGGATTTGAGGTGCTCAAGGTCTGCCTCAAGGAGCCAGCAAAGAAAGTAGAATTTTAATGGCTGTACGACCGCCCCGCGTGGACGCACGACGCCCAACACCCAGTCCCAAGAGCAACTGAGCTCCTGGAACTCATTAGCGCGAGGGCTACAGAGAAGACGCGGCGTCAGGAAGCTCCTTAATACCTGTTCCCTCACCCGACCAGCCTTAAGAAACCCCATCTCATCCAGACGATGCTGAAGGAAGTTTCCGGTCAGCAGATTTTGTACATCCGCTGGGTGCTCAAGTCCCCAAAACTGCATTTCACCTATCACAGCAGCTGAAGAGTCAGGAGCCCGCATCACTGGCGACCCCGCTGCCTCCGCCGGAAACAGCATGCAACGCCAGTCAGTTCCATCCGGAAACATCGTCCCGCAGAGCACCTCTCCATGGAGCGGGCAGATGCAAGTACCCATTGCTTGGTGAATACGATGCCAGTAGGCCGAGCCGCAGTTTTGAATATCTTCTTCAACACACCTCTCGCAGTACCTGAACGACGCGTGCTTGAGGAAGCCTGAGGCTGTGAGACCCAGGCTCATTTTCAGGCCCGTGCCGTCGGTACCAGTCATGGCGATACGCGCGGCTTTGCTCTTCGTGTCATTCAAAAAAGGTTCGTACAGAGGCAAAAGGGTAAAGCGATCGATCAAATGCTCTACCGAATAAGCTGATGCTAACCGTTGCGACAGAGCACCCAAGCAGCACGGCAGGATAGAGCCACAGGTTCTGGAATACGCGCCGAACAACTCCTGGCTTGTCCGGCGATAGCTGTCGTTCGACGACAGCCTATGATAACGGACCGCCAGGCTGTAGAGAGACTCATCAGGGAACGGCTGAGGAAACCAATGCAAGCGATCCATTGACCTGATCTCCCGCGGTTCATGTCACCAAGCAGAGTCCTTATCTACCCAGCCTCTCTGCTCGAGCTGGGTCTGCACATCATCGCCTTCGGAGAAATGGGCAGTTGGTGCTGACTCGTTGGCAACCGGAACCACCGGTTTACTAATAGGCTTTGCGGCTGCCCTTTCACTGTGCTCGACAGGTGTCACTATCGCGGCCTGGGTAATTAAAGAGAGATTCGCCCTGTCTGCACGCCGCGCCAAATCGTAATTCATCATCTTGGCGACCTGGTCCTTCGTGGGCATCATGTCTTCGAAGTCAGCAATTTGCAGCGGATCCCCGCTTCGTAGAGCCTCGATGGCCTTATGAAGGAGCCTCATCTGACTGTCGTACACCTGCTGCAGAACCGCCGGTGTAATCGAGTCGATGCCCTCCCAGATTGCGTGCCGCTGAGCCAGCATTAGAAGTTTGGCCAGGAAATCCGTGTTTCCTTGAGTGAGGTCATATATTTTGGAAAGGATCTCACCCGTCAACGGAGTGGGGGTTTTGGTCCAGTCGTATGCCCAGAGCAGTGAAACCAGATGCGCCCAAAACGGATCATCTTCGGTAAACCTGTCAAAAGTGATAGGCCCCATTCCTGCCGCACGCCGAGCATTTCGCAAAACACCAGAAAACAGCGGAAGCATGGCATTTGTGCCAACGTAGATCAGCGGGATGCCGGCGTCATTCGACAGCTGCACAAAAAAGTTGAGAAGCTTTTCGCGGTCTTGCCCGCCTCGGGATGAGCAGAGGTGCTGCATCTCATCAATTATGAGAGCTCCGATGAAATAGGTTTTGCACAACTGACTGATATTTTGAAGCATCACGCTGATGCTGCGGCCAGTAGCAGCTCTGCCTGAGTACTTTTTTATGCCTAATGCTTCATCCAATGAAGAGAAGAATGCGGTACAAAAACCTCGCAACGAGCCATCGTGCGGACAATCGATCTTGAGCCAGACCACCTGCGTCTCAATGAAGATCTGCTCTTTATACTTACTGTGACTGATCACCTGTGGATAAAGCTTGGCAATGGAGTTCAGCGCAGTCGTTTTACCCATGCCGCTCAACCCGATCAGTGTCAACGTTTCAGCGGTGGACATAAACCCGTGCCCCTTGATCTCCGCAGAAGAGGGCAAGCGATGCCTAACGGATGACGCATGCAATGGATTGCGCCCGGTGTATCCGTACCGAATCAATTGACTGAACAGGTCCTCAAGCCTGAGGTGGATTTCAAAAGGTACAACGACATCCTTCAGCCTGTTGATGCCATGACCACGTAATTTCGGGTCCAAGGCCCGCTCCACGTTGTCAGGCCGGGGCGGGGCGCTCCCAATGCGCCTGACTACATCAACATCCGAAAGAATCTTCGGGAGACACTCAATCAGTGGGTTACCGTCGTATTGAGGCATGCCAGTCGGGTTGTAATCTGCTGGCGCAAAACTGGAATCACTCATGACTAGCCTCGTTACCCGCGTTGATCACCAATTTCAGGAAGGCGGCGCTCCGACCCGAGACAGGTTTCACGGTTACAGGTGTATAAGTCTCCTCCGCGGCTGGCGAGTTATCCACA from Pseudomonas putida includes the following:
- a CDS encoding ATP-binding protein, yielding MSDSSFAPADYNPTGMPQYDGNPLIECLPKILSDVDVVRRIGSAPPRPDNVERALDPKLRGHGINRLKDVVVPFEIHLRLEDLFSQLIRYGYTGRNPLHASSVRHRLPSSAEIKGHGFMSTAETLTLIGLSGMGKTTALNSIAKLYPQVISHSKYKEQIFIETQVVWLKIDCPHDGSLRGFCTAFFSSLDEALGIKKYSGRAATGRSISVMLQNISQLCKTYFIGALIIDEMQHLCSSRGGQDREKLLNFFVQLSNDAGIPLIYVGTNAMLPLFSGVLRNARRAAGMGPITFDRFTEDDPFWAHLVSLLWAYDWTKTPTPLTGEILSKIYDLTQGNTDFLAKLLMLAQRHAIWEGIDSITPAVLQQVYDSQMRLLHKAIEALRSGDPLQIADFEDMMPTKDQVAKMMNYDLARRADRANLSLITQAAIVTPVEHSERAAAKPISKPVVPVANESAPTAHFSEGDDVQTQLEQRGWVDKDSAW
- a CDS encoding TnsD family Tn7-like transposition protein, coding for MDRLHWFPQPFPDESLYSLAVRYHRLSSNDSYRRTSQELFGAYSRTCGSILPCCLGALSQRLASAYSVEHLIDRFTLLPLYEPFLNDTKSKAARIAMTGTDGTGLKMSLGLTASGFLKHASFRYCERCVEEDIQNCGSAYWHRIHQAMGTCICPLHGEVLCGTMFPDGTDWRCMLFPAEAAGSPVMRAPDSSAAVIGEMQFWGLEHPADVQNLLTGNFLQHRLDEMGFLKAGRVREQVLRSFLTPRLLCSPRANEFQELSCSWDWVLGVVRPRGAVVQPLKFYFLCWLLEADLEHLKSFHPRADARSGEAARGNDTRPLIEDGEIEARREAFSSSKNAKCHDKPGYQWLYRHDKEWLAQYVSAHPFIRVRRGLVDWHARDAALAQDLLIARDQILSTQGKPKKVTRAALSRKVARSHDFLRVPDKFPISTLLMKDILESDHDHQVRKIRWAVRHYLLSERSAISVVYRLAGIRLSHVTDEEVLGILSTV